A region from the Posidoniimonas polymericola genome encodes:
- the ahr gene encoding NADPH-dependent aldehyde reductase Ahr, which translates to MIHAYAASAPEADFEPFEYDPGELAADHVEVEVEFCGVCHSDLSMKKNDWGISQYPFVGGHEVAGRVAAVGDRVRGLEVGQRVGVGWTSGSCLRCDQCLSGYQNRCPDAEGTIVGRHGGFADRVRAQAAWCLPIPEGVSSVDCGPLFCGGLTVFNPLVENDIAPTARVAVVGIGGLGHMALQFANAWGCEVTAFSTSPEKEDEARQLGAHHFLNSRDEQALKSAAGSYDMVLVTVNASLDWDAYINTLRPGGTLHLVGAAEKIEATVFPLIAGQKSISASPTGAIVRAKEMLEFCARHDIKPLTEQYPMSQINEAMARLESGEARYRVVLKAGE; encoded by the coding sequence ATGATCCACGCCTACGCCGCGTCTGCTCCCGAAGCCGACTTCGAGCCATTCGAGTATGACCCCGGTGAGCTCGCGGCCGACCATGTCGAAGTCGAGGTCGAGTTCTGCGGCGTCTGCCACAGCGATCTCAGCATGAAGAAGAACGACTGGGGCATCTCCCAATACCCGTTTGTCGGCGGGCACGAGGTTGCCGGCCGCGTCGCCGCGGTAGGCGACCGCGTGCGTGGGCTCGAGGTCGGCCAGCGGGTCGGCGTCGGCTGGACGTCGGGCTCCTGCCTGCGGTGCGACCAGTGCCTGTCGGGCTACCAGAACCGCTGCCCCGACGCCGAGGGGACCATCGTCGGCCGCCACGGCGGCTTCGCCGACCGCGTCAGGGCGCAGGCCGCGTGGTGCCTGCCGATCCCCGAGGGCGTCTCGTCGGTCGACTGCGGGCCGCTGTTCTGCGGTGGGCTGACGGTGTTCAACCCGCTAGTTGAGAACGACATCGCCCCGACCGCCCGCGTGGCGGTCGTCGGCATTGGCGGCCTGGGGCATATGGCGTTGCAGTTCGCCAACGCGTGGGGCTGCGAGGTGACCGCGTTCAGCACCTCGCCGGAGAAGGAGGACGAGGCCCGCCAGCTGGGCGCCCACCACTTCCTCAACTCGCGTGACGAGCAGGCGCTCAAGTCGGCCGCCGGCTCCTACGACATGGTGCTGGTGACCGTCAACGCGTCCCTGGACTGGGATGCCTATATCAACACCCTCCGCCCGGGCGGCACGCTGCACCTGGTCGGCGCCGCCGAGAAGATCGAGGCGACCGTGTTCCCGCTGATCGCCGGCCAAAAATCAATCAGCGCGTCGCCAACCGGCGCAATCGTCCGCGCCAAGGAGATGCTCGAGTTCTGCGCCCGCCACGACATCAAACCGCTGACCGAGCAGTACCCGATGAGCCAGATCAACGAGGCCATGGCGCGGCTCGAGTCGGGCGAGGCGCGGTACCGGGTGGTGCTGAAGGCCGGGGAGTAG
- a CDS encoding PEP-CTERM sorting domain-containing protein (PEP-CTERM proteins occur, often in large numbers, in the proteomes of bacteria that also encode an exosortase, a predicted intramembrane cysteine proteinase. The presence of a PEP-CTERM domain at a protein's C-terminus predicts cleavage within the sorting domain, followed by covalent anchoring to some some component of the (usually Gram-negative) cell surface. Many PEP-CTERM proteins exhibit an unusual sequence composition that includes large numbers of potential glycosylation sites. Expression of one such protein has been shown restore the ability of a bacterium to form floc, a type of biofilm.), whose protein sequence is MTRTLPVLAATAAAATLFAAAANAALFSDDFNDGAAGTRWSIVSQQEGEVGPDGSVDFAFDYSTLGIANPSGGTDTTGVFVQVNKVDDGPVNEGESYAIYPTGMSFSGNYTLLADMFVYNDGGGGSTEHGMAGLFLDNNAPVAPYEFGASGGPLAWVYSGEGGDGTGDLGIYAEGNATSTGYTGLGDYADQPVLPAGFDASAGPASTNPRGSWVKVGVRVNGDLVSYMLNGVVMDTYDNSGGFYSGGNILLGGMDVFNSANGANGVIIDNVVVTPEPASVALALLGCLTAVGRKRRR, encoded by the coding sequence ATGACTCGGACTCTACCTGTGCTCGCGGCCACCGCGGCCGCGGCGACCCTGTTTGCTGCTGCGGCAAACGCAGCACTCTTCTCAGACGACTTCAACGACGGCGCCGCCGGGACCCGGTGGTCGATCGTCAGCCAGCAAGAGGGCGAAGTTGGTCCCGATGGCAGCGTTGACTTCGCCTTCGATTACAGCACGCTGGGCATCGCCAACCCCAGCGGCGGCACGGACACCACCGGCGTGTTCGTGCAGGTCAACAAAGTCGACGACGGCCCCGTCAACGAGGGCGAGTCCTACGCCATCTACCCCACCGGCATGAGCTTCTCGGGCAACTACACCCTGCTGGCCGACATGTTTGTCTACAACGACGGCGGTGGCGGATCGACCGAGCACGGCATGGCCGGCCTGTTCCTCGACAACAACGCCCCAGTCGCCCCTTACGAATTCGGCGCTTCCGGCGGGCCGCTCGCGTGGGTCTACTCCGGCGAAGGCGGCGACGGCACCGGCGACCTCGGCATTTACGCCGAGGGCAACGCTACCAGCACGGGGTACACCGGCCTTGGCGACTACGCCGACCAGCCGGTCCTCCCGGCAGGCTTCGACGCCTCCGCTGGGCCAGCATCGACCAACCCGCGTGGCTCGTGGGTAAAGGTCGGCGTTCGCGTCAACGGTGACCTTGTTAGTTACATGCTCAATGGCGTCGTGATGGACACCTACGACAACAGCGGCGGGTTCTACAGCGGCGGCAACATCCTGCTGGGCGGCATGGACGTCTTCAACTCGGCGAACGGCGCCAACGGCGTCATCATCGACAACGTGGTAGTTACGCCCGAGCCGGCCAGCGTCGCGCTGGCGCTGCTCGGCTGCCTAACCGCCGTGGGGCGCAAGCGTCGCCGCTAG
- a CDS encoding DUF1206 domain-containing protein: protein MVFAIIGGFIVYAAVTTNPEKAGGLPEALHWIRAQAYGPWLMAAVAAGLFCYGVYSIVEAVYRRVQTPA from the coding sequence GTGGTGTTCGCCATCATCGGCGGCTTCATTGTCTACGCCGCGGTGACCACCAACCCCGAGAAGGCCGGCGGCCTGCCCGAAGCGCTCCACTGGATCCGAGCCCAGGCGTACGGCCCGTGGCTGATGGCCGCGGTCGCCGCGGGGCTGTTCTGCTACGGCGTGTACAGTATCGTCGAGGCGGTCTACCGACGCGTGCAGACGCCTGCCTAG